A stretch of the Clavibacter sp. B3I6 genome encodes the following:
- a CDS encoding excinuclease ABC subunit UvrA, with protein MSAAPHPADRHDLIRVQGARENNLKDVSLDIPKRRLTVFTGVSGSGKSSLVFGTIAAESKRMIDETYPAFVQGFMPSLARPEVDRLEGLTTAIIVDQERLGANPRSTVGTATDVNAMLRILFSRLGDPHIGSANAFSFNVPSVRVQGSMTVERGAATQAVAQDHTMLGGMCPRCEGLGRVNDIDLTQILDDSRSLLEGAITVPGYTADGWMVKIFAASGFVPGDVPIRDLTDEQRQDFLYKEPTKVRVDTMNMTYEGLVPKIQRSILSKDKESMQPHIRAFVDRAVTFQTCPDCDGTRLAAPARSSKVAGMSIAEACSVQISDLAAWVRGIDEPTVAPLVQSLAQTLDSFVSIGLGYLSLDRASGTLSGGEAQRTKLIRHLGSALTDVTYVFDEPTIGLHPHDIRRMNHLLLQLRDKGNTVLVVEHKPETIAIADHVVDLGPRAGSHGGEIRFEGTVEALRASGTLTGRHLDDRATLKDAVRARTGVLEVRGASTHNLQDVDVDVPLGVLTVVTGVAGSGKSSLIHGSIAGRDGVVSIDQTAIRGSRRSNPATYTGLLEPVRKAFAKANGVKPALFSANSEGACPTCNGAGVIFTDLGPMSTVSTTCEDCGGKRFLASVLEYTLGGKDISEVLALPIAEARTYFADGEARTPAAVAILSRLEDVGLGYVTLGQPLTTLSGGERQRLKLAVQMAEKQGGVYVLDEPTTGLHLADVAQLLGLLDRLVDSGKTVIVIEHHQAVMAHADWIIDVGPGAGHDGGRIVFEGTPAELVASRSTITGEHLAAYVGG; from the coding sequence CGATCGCGGCGGAGTCCAAGCGCATGATCGACGAGACCTACCCGGCGTTCGTGCAGGGCTTCATGCCGTCGCTCGCGCGGCCGGAGGTGGACCGCCTCGAGGGCCTCACGACGGCGATCATCGTCGACCAGGAGCGCCTGGGCGCGAACCCCCGCTCGACCGTCGGCACCGCGACCGACGTCAACGCCATGCTGCGCATCCTCTTCTCGCGCCTGGGCGACCCGCACATCGGCTCGGCCAACGCGTTCTCCTTCAACGTGCCCAGCGTGCGCGTGCAGGGGTCGATGACGGTCGAGAGGGGCGCCGCGACGCAGGCGGTCGCGCAGGACCACACGATGCTCGGCGGCATGTGCCCGCGCTGCGAGGGGCTCGGCCGGGTCAACGACATCGACCTGACGCAGATCCTCGACGACTCGAGGTCGCTGCTCGAGGGCGCCATCACCGTCCCGGGCTACACGGCCGACGGCTGGATGGTGAAGATCTTCGCCGCCTCCGGGTTCGTGCCCGGCGACGTGCCCATCCGCGACCTCACCGACGAGCAGCGGCAGGACTTCCTCTACAAGGAGCCGACCAAGGTCAGGGTCGACACGATGAACATGACCTACGAGGGTCTCGTGCCGAAGATCCAGAGATCGATCCTGTCGAAGGACAAGGAGTCGATGCAGCCGCACATCCGCGCGTTCGTCGACCGCGCGGTCACGTTCCAGACGTGTCCCGACTGCGACGGCACGCGGCTCGCGGCGCCCGCGCGGTCCTCGAAGGTCGCGGGGATGTCGATCGCGGAGGCCTGCAGCGTGCAGATCTCCGACCTCGCCGCGTGGGTCCGGGGCATCGACGAGCCGACGGTGGCGCCGCTCGTGCAGTCGCTCGCGCAGACGCTCGACTCGTTCGTGTCGATCGGCCTCGGGTACCTGTCGCTCGACCGCGCCTCCGGCACGCTCAGCGGGGGAGAGGCGCAGCGCACGAAGCTCATCCGGCACCTCGGCTCGGCCCTCACCGACGTCACGTACGTGTTCGACGAGCCGACGATCGGCCTGCACCCGCACGACATCCGGCGCATGAACCACCTGCTGCTGCAGCTGCGCGACAAGGGCAACACGGTCCTGGTCGTCGAGCACAAGCCCGAGACCATCGCGATCGCCGACCACGTCGTCGACCTCGGGCCGCGGGCGGGCTCGCACGGCGGGGAGATCCGGTTCGAGGGCACGGTCGAGGCGCTGCGCGCCAGCGGCACCCTGACGGGGCGCCACCTCGACGATCGGGCGACGCTGAAGGACGCGGTGCGCGCGCGGACGGGCGTCCTCGAGGTGCGCGGCGCGTCGACCCACAACCTCCAGGACGTGGACGTCGACGTGCCGCTCGGCGTGCTCACCGTGGTGACGGGCGTCGCCGGCTCCGGCAAGTCGTCGCTCATCCACGGCTCCATCGCCGGGCGCGACGGCGTCGTGTCGATCGACCAGACGGCGATCCGCGGCTCCCGGCGCTCCAATCCCGCCACGTACACCGGGCTGCTCGAGCCCGTCCGCAAGGCGTTCGCGAAGGCCAACGGGGTGAAGCCCGCGCTGTTCAGCGCGAACTCCGAGGGCGCGTGCCCCACCTGCAACGGCGCCGGGGTCATCTTCACCGACCTCGGGCCGATGTCGACGGTGTCGACGACGTGCGAGGACTGCGGCGGCAAGCGCTTCCTGGCCTCGGTGCTCGAGTACACGCTGGGAGGCAAGGACATCAGCGAGGTGCTGGCGCTGCCCATCGCCGAGGCGCGCACGTACTTCGCCGACGGCGAGGCGAGGACCCCGGCGGCCGTGGCGATCCTGTCGCGTCTCGAGGACGTGGGACTCGGCTACGTGACGCTCGGGCAGCCGCTCACGACCCTGTCGGGCGGCGAGCGGCAGCGGTTGAAGCTCGCGGTGCAGATGGCCGAGAAGCAGGGCGGCGTGTACGTGCTCGACGAGCCGACGACCGGTCTGCACCTCGCCGACGTCGCGCAGCTGCTGGGCCTCCTGGACCGCCTCGTCGACTCGGGGAAGACCGTGATCGTCATCGAGCACCACCAGGCGGTGATGGCGCACGCCGACTGGATCATCGACGTGGGGCCCGGCGCCGGTCACGACGGCGGCCGGATCGTGTTCGAGGGCACGCCCGCCGAGCTCGTCGCGTCCCGCTCGACGATCACGGGCGAGCACCTCGCGGCCTACGTCGGCGGGTGA